GAGCAGAAGGACTTCGATTGCAACACTCGTCAACCAGGTTGTCAGAATGTCTGCTATGACCACTACTACCCTGTGTCCTACACCCGACTCTGGGCTCTTCAGCTCATCTTCGTTACCTGTCCGTCCCTTCTCGTGACACTCCATGTGAGCTACAGGGACGAACGCGAGCGCAAACACCGGCTGAAGTATGGCGAAAACTGCACCCCTCTCTACGATAACACAGGGAAGAAGCGAGGAGGTCTATGGTGGACCTATTTCTTAAGCCTGCTGTTTAAGATAACTGTAGATACTGTGTTTGTGTTCCTACTCTTCTACATCTACGAGGCCACCTTCTTTCCACCACTGGTCAAATGCAGCGAAGACCCATGTCCCAATGTGGTGGACTGCTACATTGCCAGGTAAAGATCTTCACCTGAACTTGATTTCCTATCCTTCATATAATCTGTCATTCTTAACATTCTGTTGTGTTTAACCTTCTGTCCTCAGGCCCACGGAGAAGAGAATCTTCACCGTCTTCATGGTGGTTACCAGCTTCATATGCATCTTCCTGACCTTATTAGAGGTTATCTATCTCTGTGGGAAGAGGTTCTCAGAGTGCTGTGGAGGAGAACATCGCTCCATGAGAGAAAACTCCTTCATGATGGTCAGAACTCCTCTGACAGCGAAGCAGAAGTCGCCATATGAGGAGAACGAGAAGAACATGAAGACAGAAAAAGGCAATGGAGAAGCAGGCAAAGAAAGTACAGCCCCTCCGTACAGCATCGCCTTGTCCTGAGAGACATGATAGAGTTTGAGAGAAACTATTTTGTTCTATTGGCCAGAAGTTTTTGGAAGAGCCTGTTTTTAACCCTCCGATTGTGTTTGAGTTGATTTGAGTCAGGTGGAATAAGGTTTCTAAAGAGCTACATAAACACAACAAAACCATTATTTAAAATGTTTCTGTCCATAACATCTGTAATGTATAGATTACACCTAACCCAACAAAAAATATTGAAGATTCTGTTTGATTGTGAGGATAAAACTTCACCTAAATTCAACTCAACATCCTGCTTTGATCTGTAAAACAAGCGCAATATGAAGGTTAAGAAAAATGTTTACAAatatc
This DNA window, taken from Sphaeramia orbicularis chromosome 11, fSphaOr1.1, whole genome shotgun sequence, encodes the following:
- the LOC115427873 gene encoding gap junction beta-4 protein-like codes for the protein MNWAFLEGLLSGVNKYSTAFGRIWLAIVFIFRLLVFLVACEKVWGDEQKDFDCNTRQPGCQNVCYDHYYPVSYTRLWALQLIFVTCPSLLVTLHVSYRDERERKHRLKYGENCTPLYDNTGKKRGGLWWTYFLSLLFKITVDTVFVFLLFYIYEATFFPPLVKCSEDPCPNVVDCYIARPTEKRIFTVFMVVTSFICIFLTLLEVIYLCGKRFSECCGGEHRSMRENSFMMVRTPLTAKQKSPYEENEKNMKTEKGNGEAGKESTAPPYSIALS